CGGCGTTCCAGCCGTCGTTCGATTCGATCGCGGGCCGCTTGTAGTTGAAGAGCGCCGATCCGTCCGCGTTGTAGACGATCACGGTCATCTCGGCCTGCTTCTCGTTGGCGCGATTGCCGATGCGCAGGAACCCGCCGCGGTTCTGGGCGCGGTCGAAGAAGTTGAAATACACCGACTCGTTGAAGTTCGGCTCGGGTCCGAGCGGGTGGGTGTAATCGTCCTCCGGCTTCACGTTTCCGATGATCTTGACCACGTTGGCGCCTCCTGGGCGCATCCTACCCTAAAGGCCCCCCGACTCTCCTCCGATGCGACGTCGAGGAAGCCACGGTGGCCGCAGGACGAGCCGCACGCGCACGCCGCTATCCGCGCTTCGGGCGCATCGACGGGACCCACCCGTGGAAGCGCCGTGTGCCCGGTGCGTTCGTCGACTACGCCGCGCGCCGCCGCGGCAACGGCCAGGTCGTCTTCTTCAACTTCCCGCTGGCGAAGCAGATGGGGCTGATCCCGCGCGCCCACCGCGAGCGTCTGAACCGCGAGCTCGAGCGCGCGATCCTGCGCACCTTCGGCCTGCGCATCATCAACGAGTGGGACTATCTGCACCGTATCCGGGTGCCCGCGCGCGAACGTCTGCCCGGCACGTACATGGCCACGCGCTACTTGCAGCTGCAGCATCCGGGGCGGAGCGGGAAGACCTCCGGCGACGGGCGCAGCATCTGGAACGGAACGATCCGCCACGCCGGAGTCACCTGGGACGTCTCGAGCTGCGGCACGGGCGTGACCCGGCTCTGCCCCGCGACCGCGAAGTCCGGGCGGTACTTCCGTTCGGGCTCGCGAACCGCATCCTACGGCTGCGGAACGGCGGCGCTCGGCGAGGGCATCGCGGCGGCGCTCCTCTCCGAGACCTTCCACCGCAACGGCATCGAGACCGAGCGCGTGCTGGCGTTGATCGCGCTGCCGAACGGCCAGGCGATCAACGTTCGCGCGGGCCGGAACCTGATCCGCCCCTCGCATCTCTTCGCGCCACTGCGACAGAACGACCTGGTTCGCCTGAGAGCGGGCGTCGAGCTGTTCTGCGAGCGACAGATCGCGAACGGCGACTGGCCGGAGCTGCCGCCCGGGCGTGCGCGCCTGCGCTTCATGGCCGCAGAGACCGCGCGTGTGTTCGCGCGCGCCGCGGCCACCTTCGAGAGCGAGTACGTGTTCTGCTGGCTGGACTGGGATGGCGACAACGTGCTCGCGAACGGGGGCATCGTCGACTATGGCTCGGTGCGCCAGTTCGGCCTGTACCACCGCGAGTACCGCTTCGACGACGACGACCGCTGGTCGACGACGATTCCGGAGCAGCGCACGAAGGCGCGCTTCGTCGCGCAGTGCTTCGCGCAGATCCGTGATTTCGTCTCGAACGGCCGCAAGCGCCCCCTCTCCGAGTTCCGGCGCGACCCCGTGCTGCGCATCTTCGACGCGGAGTTCGAAGCGACCAAGACGCGTCTCTTCGTACACAAACTGGGCTTCACGCCGGAGACCGGCGCCTGGATCACGCGCGCGCATTCCGCATCGCTGTCGCGCCTGCGTCGCGCGCACTCCTGGTTCGAGAGCGCGCGCGCGGCACGAGGCCCGACGAAGGCGGCCGATGGTCTGACTTGGAACGCGATCTTCAGCACGCGCGACCTTCTGCGCGAGCTCACGCGCCGGCTCGCCGGCGGCGAAGGCGAGCTGCCCGCGCGCGAGCTGCTCCGGCTGGCGAGCTCGAGCTATGCAAGGCCGGCCGATCGCGCCTGCACCCCCGAGCGAGCGCGCCGGGCCCGCGCGCTGCAGCGGGAGTATCTCGCGCTCCTGCACGCGGCCGCTCGCCACGAGAATCGGCCGCTCTCCGAGCTGCTCTCCGACGTGGCGCGGCGCAGCGCCGTGATCAACCGCCGCGAGCGCATCACCGGCGACGGCGCCGAGTACGCGACCGACCGGCTGCTGCGCCATCGCCGCAGGCTCGGTCGCGGCGGGCTGATCCGCGTGATCGCCGAGTTCGTGAACCTCCAGGATCTGAACCCCGAGAGGCGGACCTCGGGGACCCGTGTCGTCGCGCGCGACGCCCGCCGGGTGCTCGACAGCTTGATCGAGGTCGTCACCGAGCTGCGACACGGGCTCTGACCGCGCACGAGTCGGAGCCCGGCGCGACTCACCCCACGATCCGATATGATCGGGCCATTCGCTTCGAGCCAGGAGCCGGCCCTTGATCGACCTCGAGAACGTCTCCCGTGTCTATCAGCGCGGAGCGGACGTGATCCACGCGCTGGAGAACGTGAGCCTTCACGTGCCCCGAGGCCGCTTCGTCGCTCTGATGGGGCCGTCCGGCTCCGGCAAGTCCACGCTCCTGAACGTGCTCGCGGGCCTGGACCGCCCGAGCTCGGGCGAGGTGACGGTGGCGGAGCGACGCTTGAACGAGCTCAGCGAGGACGAGCTGGCGGAGTTCCGCGCACAGACCGTCGGATTCGTGTTCCAGTTCTTCAACCTGATACCGGTGCTCTCCGCGCTCGAGAACGTCGAGCTTCCGCTGCTGCTCACGAATCTGCCGCGCGCGGACCGGCGCCGGCGCGCCGAGACGGCGCTGCGCGTGGTGGGGCTCTCCGATCGCGCGTCGCACCTGCCCCGGCAGCTCTCCGGCGGCGAGCAGCAGCGCGTGGCGATCGCGCGCGCGATCGTGACCGATGCCGATCTGGTGGTGGCCGACGAGCCGACCGGCGACCTCGACGCCCGGAACGCCGAGGAGATTCTCTCGCTGCTGCAGACGCTGAAGCGCGACTTCAACAAGACGGTCGTGATCGTCACGCACGACCCGCGTGCCGAGAAATGGGTGGACGAGGTGATCCACCTCGACAAGGGCGTGCTGCTCGAGACCCGCCCCGGTGGGGGATCCCGCGAGATGGCGGTCTCGCGGTGAAGTTCCTGCCCTTCGTCCTGCGCAACCTCGCCCGCAACAAGCTGCGCTCGCTGCTCACCGCTTCGGCGATCGCGCTCGCGATCGCGCTGGTCTGCATCCTGCGCACGATGCCCGCCGGGATGGACGCGTTCTTGAGCTCGATCGCCTCGAACACGCGAATCTCGACGCACAACGAGGCGGGAATGGTCTACCAGATGCCGTACTCGTACCTGCAGAAGGTTCGCGCCGTTCCGGGCGTGGTCGCGGCGATCAGCTGGCAGTGGTTCGGGGGCGCGGTCGATGCGTCGCGCGGCGTGGAGTTCCCGAACTTCGCCGTCGACCCCGAGGATTTCGGCAGGGTCTACGAGGACTGGAACGTGTCGCAGCAGGCGCTCGACGATTTCCGCAAGTACCGCGACGCCGCGATCGTGGGCCGCGGCACGCTCGAGAAGAAGGGCTGGAAGCTCGGTGACGTCATCACGCTGCAGAGCACCCTCTTCGGCCTCGAGCTCTCGTTCCGGATCGTCGGAGAGGTTCCGAATCCGCGAGCGGTCCAGCTGTACTTCCAGCGCGAGTATCTGGTTCAGGCCTTCGCCGCCCTGGGCACGCCGCTCGACTCGACCGGGATGATCTGGTCGCGGATCGACGATCCGGAGCGGGTCGGGCCGGTGATGCGGCAGATCGACGAGATGTTCCGGAACGGCGAGGCCGAGACCACGTCGGAGACGGAGAAGAGCTTCTTCGGGAACTTCTTCGGCAGCCTGAAGGGCATCGTGACCGTGATCATGATCGTCGCCGGAATCGTGACGCTCTGCATCGTCTTCATCGCTGCGAACACCGCGAGCATGTCGGTGCGCGAGCGGGTGGGCGAGATCGCGATCCTGAAGGCGATCGGTTTTCGCAGCCGGACGATCTTCACCACGCTTCTCGCCGAGGCGGTCCTGCTCTCCACCGTCGCCGGCGCGGCGGGTGCGCTGATCTCGCTGGCCCTGACTTCGCTACTGCGCTCGAGCCTCGTCTCGACCGGGCCGCAGCTCGGGCCGCTCACCGGCTTCGTCGTCACCGACGCGATCCTGGTCCAGGCGATCTTCATCGCGTTCTTCATCGGGATCCTCTCCGGCTGGCTGCCGGCGCTGGGCGCATCGAGGCGAAGCGTCGCGCAGACGCTGCGCGAAGTGTTCTGAAGCCCATGGCGCTGCCGATCTCCTACAGCTGGCGCAGCCTGATCGCGCGCGGCACCCGCACGACCTTCACGGTGCTGGTGATCGCGCTCGTCGTGATCGCGACGACTCTGTTCTGGAGCCTGATCGCCAGCTTGAAGCGGACGCTCGTCTCGTCGGGATCGCCGGAGAACCTGGTGGTGATGCGGAAGGGCGCGACGAACGACGGCTCGAGCCAGCTCACGCTGGAATCGCTCCAGGCGATCCGTTTCTTCGAGGGCATCGCGCGCGATGCCGACGGCAACCCGCTGATCTCGCCGGAGCTCGTGGTACAGCCGTTCTTCGCCACGACGGACGGCGGGCGGGAGAACGTGCTGGTGCGCGGCGTCGAGCCGATGGCCCTGCGCGTCCACGACGAGGTCGTGATCGCCGAGGGCCGCATGTTCACTCCGTCGAGCGGCGAGACGGTCGTCGGCCGCGGCGTCTCCAGGCGCTACAAAGGAGCGTCGCTCGGCGACGAGCTGAAGTTCGGTCGCGGCACCTGGAAGGTGGTCGGCATCCTGGAAGCGGGCGGGTCGTCCTTCGAGAGCGAGGTCTGGGTCGACGCGCGCGAGCTCGCGAACGACGCCAAGCGCACCCTGCCCTATTCGGGCGTCCGGCTGCGCGTCGCTCCCGGCGCCGACATGGACGCGCTCGTGCGGCGCATCGGCGACGACCCGCGCTACGCGCTGGAGGCCACGCGCGAGATCGACTACTACGAGAGTCTCTCGTCGTCGGCGAACACGCTCTACGTCATCGTGATCGGGCTCGCGGTGCTGGCGGGCGTGGGGGCGGTATTCGGCGCCACGAACACGATGTACGCCGCGGTGCAGTCGCGTACAGCCGAGATCGGCACGCTCCGGGCGTTGGGCTTCTCGCGCGGCTCGATCCTGCTCGCGTTCCTCTCCGAGTCCGTGATGATGGCGCTGTTCGCGTTCGCACTCGGGGCGATCGGTGCATCGCTGCTCGGGCGCTCGATCTCGTGGCTGCTCGGCGGCATCGCCTTCGGAGCGGCGACCTTCACCACCAACGTGATCCAGCTGCACGTCGCGGCCGGCGACCTGCTGATGCCGCTCGCTCTGTCGCTGCTGATCGGCGTCTTCGGGGGCCTGGCGCCCGCGGCGCGCGCCGCGCGAATGCGTCCGGTCGACGCGCTGAGGAAGGCCTAGCATGCCCGCCGACGCCCCGCGGAATCTGCGCGACGACCTGCAGGCGCTGCGCATCGACCGCGGCGCGCCGACCTCGGTTCCGCGCGGTCGCCCGCCGCGCAGGCACTGGCTCGGCGCCCTGGCGGTCGGCTCTCTGCTGGCGCTCGCCCTCGCGGCCTGGCTGCTCTGGAGCGGACCTCGCGAGGTCGCCGTCGCCTACGCCAGCCGGATCGAGGCGGGGGGGAGCGCACCCGCGGCGCCCGTGCTCTCCGGCTCCGGCTACGTCGTCACCGCCGACAAGTACATCTCCGTCGGCACGCGGATTCCCGGCCGGATCGAGAAGTTCTTCGTCGACGAGGCGGACCGCGTGAAGACCGGCGACCCGCTGGTGCAGCTCGACGACCGCGACTACCGCGCCGCGCTCGCGAGCGCGAAGGCGCGGCTCGAGGTCGTGCGCGCGAACGCGAGCCTGCACCGGATCGACGCCGAGCGCGTGCGCAGGCTCCGCGAGGAGAACTACGCCTCGCAGTCCGAGCTCGACAGCGCGCAGACACAGCTCCGCGTCGACCGCGCGCAGATCGCGCAGCTCGAGGCCGAGGTCGCACAGGCGCAGGTGAACCTCGACTACACGGTCCTGCGCGCGCCGACCGGCGGCGTGATCCTGGCGAAGCTGAAGGAGGTCGGAGAGATGGCGGTGCCCGGCGGCTTCGCTGGCTCCGGCGAGCTGATCCGGCTTGCGAACCTGGACGAGCTCCGGGCCGAGGTGGACGTCTCGGAGGCGGACCTCGCGCGCGTACGGCTCGGCGGCAAGGCGGAGGTGGTCCCCGATGCGTATCCCGACCTACGCTACGACGCGCGGGTCGTGAAGCTCTACCCGCAGGTGAACCGGCAGAAGGGCACGCTGAAGATCGAGGTCTCGATATCGAACCCGGACGAGGCTCTGCTCCCCGACATGAGCGTGCGGATCCACTTTCTCGGTGACGAAGAGCCTGCCCGTGCCGGCGGTCCCGCGCTCGTGCTCGCGCCGCGCTCGGCCGTGCGCAGCGATGCGAACGGGAGCTACGCCTGGGTCGTCACCAATGGCCGCCTGCGCCGGCAGGCGCTGCGCACCGGCGCCAATCAGGGCGAGCAGGCGGTGGTGTTCGAGGGGCTTTCCGGCGGCGAGGCTCTCGTCGTGGGCGAGGCCGCGGACCTGGCCGAGGGCCAGCGCGTCGCGCCGCGCTAGGTCCGGCCGAGCGAATTGCGCGCGTAGTCCCGCACGCGCACGAGCAGGCGGCGCGCCCAGACGAACTCGCTAGCGAGGATCGCCAGACCCGCGGGAATCACGACGAACGCGGGGCCGGGCAGGACGATCATGGCGACGCCGATCAGGAGCACCGTCCCTCCGACCACGAGCACGATCATCCGCCACGCGCCGCGAAGCAGCTGGCTGGCGATCGACTCCTTGCTCGGCGGCTGCTTCCCCCCGTCCTCGCCCACCGGCTAGCCCTTCCCCCCCGGATGCGGCGCAGCGCGCAGCGCGTCGGCAAGGTCCTCGAAGCTGCGCGCGTGCGACACCGCAAGGCGGGTTTCCGCGTTTTGGAGAGAGCGCGCGATCTCCGCGAGAAGCTCGATCTGGATCAGGTCGTCGTGCTCTGGAGTGACGACGAGCACCACGAGCCGCGCGAGCTCGCCGTCGGGCGCGCCGAAGTCCACTCCGAGGTTCGAGAGCCCGAGCGCGACGACCGGCGCGCCGAGTCCGGGCATGCGCGCGTGCGGGATCGCGATCCCCTGCCCCACGCCCGTCGGCATGATCGCCTCGCGCGCGAGCACGGCCTCGCAGAGAACCTCGGCTCCGAGACCCGCGGCCGGCGCGGCGACTCGGGCAAGCGCTCGGATCACCTCGGTGCGGTCCTCGCCGGCCAGGATCGGCACGAACGTGCGCGGCTGCAGGTGCGCCAGGAAGAGCCGGCGCGTGCGGCGCCCCACCAGCCAGCGCATCGCCGGGCCGCTCATGGCCGACGTCGCGAGCGCCATCACCACGAGCGCGACGAAGAGCTCCTCCGAGATGATCCGGTACTGGAGCGCGACGAACGCCATCGCCATCTCCATCGCGCCGCGCGCGTTCATGCCGAATCCAACCGCCCAGGCCTCGCGCAGCGGCAGGCCGCTCCACTGCGCGGCCAACCCGCAGCCGATCACCTTCCCGACGCAGGCGATCGCGAAGACGACGACGACGAGCCAGGGGTCGAAGCTCGCGACGAAGTCGGCGCGCAGACCCAGGCTTCCGAAGAAGAGCGGCGCGAAGACGACCCCGACCAGGCGTTCGAGCGCGATCAGGCGCCGCGGCGAGGTCTCGAGCGTCCCGCCCATCACCACGCCGGCGAGGAACGCGCCCATCAGCGCGCCATGGCCGCTGAGCTCGGACAGGGCCGCCGACGCAAGGGCCGCGCAGACGACGAAGACGACGATCCCCCCCGAGTCGCGGGCGCCGCTCCCGATCCAGCGCAAGATCCGAAGGACCAGCGCTCGGCCCACGCTGAGCGCGAGCGCGACGGCCGCGAGCGTCAGCCCGATCCCGCCGGCCACGCCCGAGATCGTCGGAGCGCCGGTCGTGAACGTGGCGACCACCACGCCGAACAGCGTCCAGCCGATCAGGTCGTTGAAGACCGCGGCCCCGACGATGAGCGCGCCGAGATCGGTGCGGTAGAGGTCGAGGTCGACGAGTGTCTTCGCGATCACCGGCAGCGCCGAGATGGAGAGCGCCGTCCCGATGAAGAGCGCGAAGACCCCGGGGTCGGCCGAGCCGTCGGCGCCCAATCCCGCCGGCCAGGCGTAGGCGGCCCCGAAGCCGAATGCGAACGGAACCAGGATTCCCGCGAGGCCGACGCTGGACGCGACGCGCAGCCGGGCGAGCAGCCGGCCGAGATCCACCTCGAGCCCGGCCACGGCCAGGAAGAGCACGATCGAGATCACCGAGAGACCCTGGAACGCCGCGGCCTGTCCACCTTCGAGCGGAAAGAGCGCCGCAGAGAGCTCGGGAGCGATGCGCCCGAAGAGCGTGGGGCCGAGCAGGATTCCGGCGAGCAGCTCGCCGAGGACGGACGGCTGGCCGAGAGCACGCGCACCGGACGCGCAGAGCTGCGCCGTGGCGAGCAGCAGGCCCACCGCGAGCAGGAGAAGCGCGAGCTCGCCGGGAAGGAGTGCGGTCACGGGCTCGGAGCCAGGCCTCGGATCGAGCCGGCCTCAGCGCTCGTCGATCGGCGTGTAGACCTCTCCGGTGGGTCCGACGTACTTCCCGCGCGGCCGGTAGATCCGGTTGTTCTGGTACTGCTCGAGCACGTGCGCGCACCAGCCGGCGACGCGGCTGGTCGCGAACACGGGCGTGAACAGGTCGATCGGGATGCCCATGCTGTGGTAGACCGACGCCGAGTAGAAGTCGACGTTGCAGATCAGCCCCTTGCGCTGACCCATCAGCTCCTCGAGGCGCGCGCTCATCTCGTACATTTCGGGATGACCGACCTCGCGCGTGATCTCGCGGCTCATCGCCTTCAGGATCTTCGCGCGAGGGTCGCCCTCTTTGTACACGCGGTGGCCGAAGCCCATGATCTTCTCGCCGCTGGCGAGCGCGGCCTCGAGCCAGGCCTCGAGCCGATCGGGCGACTTGATCTCGAGCAGCATCCGCGCGACCTGCTCGTTCGCGCCGCCGTGGAGCGGGCCCTTAAGCGTGCCGATCGCCGCCATCACGCTGGAGTAGATCCCGGAGAGCGTGCTCGAGGTGACGCGCGCCGAGAACGCCGAGGCATTGAGCTCGTGGTCCGCGTGCAGGATCAGGCAGGTGTCGAAGCGCCGGACCTCCTGCTCGTCGGGCTCCACGCCCTTCAGCATGTAGAGGAAGTTCCAGGCGATCGACTGGTCGGGCAGCGGCTGCAGCGGCCACTGGCCGCTGCGCACGCGCTGGTAGGCGGTGACGATCGTGCCGATCCGGGCGGCGAGGCGCGTCGACTTGCGCAGCGTCGCGGCGGCGTTCACCAGATTCGCGTCGGGATCGTGCAGCGTCATGCCGGCGATCACCGCGTGCAGGAAGTCCATCGGGTGCACGCGCGTCGGGAGCCCGTGGAACCAGCCGAACGACTCGGGCGGCAGCGCCATGCTGTGGTGGAGGTCGGTCGAGAACTCCTCCAGCTCGCGGCGGGTCGGCAGCCAGCCGTACCAGAGCAGGTAGACGACCTCCTCGAAGCTCGCGTGCGCGGCGAGGTCCTCGATCGTGTAGCCGCGAT
This Deltaproteobacteria bacterium DNA region includes the following protein-coding sequences:
- a CDS encoding citrate synthase (catalyzes the formation of citrate from acetyl-CoA and oxaloacetate), with protein sequence MSEPVQEYTGAIDRGLEGVVTCTTSISTIEGSTLLYRGYTIEDLAAHASFEEVVYLLWYGWLPTRRELEEFSTDLHHSMALPPESFGWFHGLPTRVHPMDFLHAVIAGMTLHDPDANLVNAAATLRKSTRLAARIGTIVTAYQRVRSGQWPLQPLPDQSIAWNFLYMLKGVEPDEQEVRRFDTCLILHADHELNASAFSARVTSSTLSGIYSSVMAAIGTLKGPLHGGANEQVARMLLEIKSPDRLEAWLEAALASGEKIMGFGHRVYKEGDPRAKILKAMSREITREVGHPEMYEMSARLEELMGQRKGLICNVDFYSASVYHSMGIPIDLFTPVFATSRVAGWCAHVLEQYQNNRIYRPRGKYVGPTGEVYTPIDER
- a CDS encoding FtsX-like permease family protein, translating into MALPISYSWRSLIARGTRTTFTVLVIALVVIATTLFWSLIASLKRTLVSSGSPENLVVMRKGATNDGSSQLTLESLQAIRFFEGIARDADGNPLISPELVVQPFFATTDGGRENVLVRGVEPMALRVHDEVVIAEGRMFTPSSGETVVGRGVSRRYKGASLGDELKFGRGTWKVVGILEAGGSSFESEVWVDARELANDAKRTLPYSGVRLRVAPGADMDALVRRIGDDPRYALEATREIDYYESLSSSANTLYVIVIGLAVLAGVGAVFGATNTMYAAVQSRTAEIGTLRALGFSRGSILLAFLSESVMMALFAFALGAIGASLLGRSISWLLGGIAFGAATFTTNVIQLHVAAGDLLMPLALSLLIGVFGGLAPAARAARMRPVDALRKA
- a CDS encoding ABC transporter permease; protein product: MGGRGDPPRQGRAARDPPRWGIPRDGGLAVKFLPFVLRNLARNKLRSLLTASAIALAIALVCILRTMPAGMDAFLSSIASNTRISTHNEAGMVYQMPYSYLQKVRAVPGVVAAISWQWFGGAVDASRGVEFPNFAVDPEDFGRVYEDWNVSQQALDDFRKYRDAAIVGRGTLEKKGWKLGDVITLQSTLFGLELSFRIVGEVPNPRAVQLYFQREYLVQAFAALGTPLDSTGMIWSRIDDPERVGPVMRQIDEMFRNGEAETTSETEKSFFGNFFGSLKGIVTVIMIVAGIVTLCIVFIAANTASMSVRERVGEIAILKAIGFRSRTIFTTLLAEAVLLSTVAGAAGALISLALTSLLRSSLVSTGPQLGPLTGFVVTDAILVQAIFIAFFIGILSGWLPALGASRRSVAQTLREVF
- a CDS encoding efflux RND transporter periplasmic adaptor subunit, translating into MPADAPRNLRDDLQALRIDRGAPTSVPRGRPPRRHWLGALAVGSLLALALAAWLLWSGPREVAVAYASRIEAGGSAPAAPVLSGSGYVVTADKYISVGTRIPGRIEKFFVDEADRVKTGDPLVQLDDRDYRAALASAKARLEVVRANASLHRIDAERVRRLREENYASQSELDSAQTQLRVDRAQIAQLEAEVAQAQVNLDYTVLRAPTGGVILAKLKEVGEMAVPGGFAGSGELIRLANLDELRAEVDVSEADLARVRLGGKAEVVPDAYPDLRYDARVVKLYPQVNRQKGTLKIEVSISNPDEALLPDMSVRIHFLGDEEPARAGGPALVLAPRSAVRSDANGSYAWVVTNGRLRRQALRTGANQGEQAVVFEGLSGGEALVVGEAADLAEGQRVAPR
- a CDS encoding cation:proton antiporter, producing the protein MTALLPGELALLLLAVGLLLATAQLCASGARALGQPSVLGELLAGILLGPTLFGRIAPELSAALFPLEGGQAAAFQGLSVISIVLFLAVAGLEVDLGRLLARLRVASSVGLAGILVPFAFGFGAAYAWPAGLGADGSADPGVFALFIGTALSISALPVIAKTLVDLDLYRTDLGALIVGAAVFNDLIGWTLFGVVVATFTTGAPTISGVAGGIGLTLAAVALALSVGRALVLRILRWIGSGARDSGGIVVFVVCAALASAALSELSGHGALMGAFLAGVVMGGTLETSPRRLIALERLVGVVFAPLFFGSLGLRADFVASFDPWLVVVVFAIACVGKVIGCGLAAQWSGLPLREAWAVGFGMNARGAMEMAMAFVALQYRIISEELFVALVVMALATSAMSGPAMRWLVGRRTRRLFLAHLQPRTFVPILAGEDRTEVIRALARVAAPAAGLGAEVLCEAVLAREAIMPTGVGQGIAIPHARMPGLGAPVVALGLSNLGVDFGAPDGELARLVVLVVTPEHDDLIQIELLAEIARSLQNAETRLAVSHARSFEDLADALRAAPHPGGKG
- a CDS encoding ABC transporter ATP-binding protein; protein product: MIDLENVSRVYQRGADVIHALENVSLHVPRGRFVALMGPSGSGKSTLLNVLAGLDRPSSGEVTVAERRLNELSEDELAEFRAQTVGFVFQFFNLIPVLSALENVELPLLLTNLPRADRRRRAETALRVVGLSDRASHLPRQLSGGEQQRVAIARAIVTDADLVVADEPTGDLDARNAEEILSLLQTLKRDFNKTVVIVTHDPRAEKWVDEVIHLDKGVLLETRPGGGSREMAVSR